One stretch of Corynebacterium auriscanis DNA includes these proteins:
- the gcvT gene encoding glycine cleavage system aminomethyltransferase GcvT, producing MAEKAQLKETALHKVHEKLGARFTDFGGWDMPLKYSSELDEHKAVRNGVGVFDLSHMGEVRVKGKDAGAYLDHAFISNMSAVKVGKAKYSMICTESGGIIDDLITYRLADEEYLVVPNAGNVANVVSAMMERATNFDVEVNNESDVTSMVAVQGPKAAAIMHSVVENVSNAPVASGAGESVEEAVEGLGYYAAFQGIVAGQPVIIARTGYTGEDGFEIIVGNDGAESVWLTVMEHAAKFDGLPCGLACRDTLRLEAGMPLYGNELSLKLTPVDAGLGVLAATKSKESFVGREAIAAAKEEGVKQKLIGLTGEGRRAARGGYEVFAGEGETAIGRVTSGALSPTLGHPVALAYVSTEAIESGDAAVGATVEVDIRGKRFNYTVVELPFYKREK from the coding sequence ATGGCTGAGAAAGCACAGTTGAAAGAAACCGCACTGCACAAGGTGCACGAGAAGTTGGGCGCACGCTTTACAGATTTCGGCGGCTGGGATATGCCGCTGAAGTACAGCAGTGAGCTGGATGAGCACAAGGCCGTGCGCAATGGTGTGGGTGTATTTGACCTGTCCCATATGGGTGAAGTACGCGTGAAGGGTAAGGATGCCGGGGCATACCTGGACCACGCGTTCATCTCCAACATGTCCGCAGTGAAGGTTGGCAAAGCCAAGTATTCTATGATCTGCACCGAGTCCGGTGGTATTATTGACGACCTCATCACGTACCGCCTGGCCGACGAGGAGTACCTGGTGGTGCCGAACGCGGGCAACGTGGCCAACGTGGTCTCCGCGATGATGGAGCGCGCCACCAACTTTGACGTTGAGGTTAACAATGAATCGGACGTGACCTCCATGGTGGCAGTCCAAGGCCCCAAGGCTGCTGCGATTATGCACTCCGTAGTGGAAAACGTGTCCAATGCCCCTGTAGCTTCCGGCGCGGGTGAATCCGTAGAGGAGGCCGTGGAAGGCCTGGGCTACTACGCCGCATTCCAGGGCATTGTGGCAGGCCAGCCAGTCATCATCGCCCGCACGGGTTACACCGGCGAGGACGGTTTTGAAATCATCGTGGGCAACGACGGAGCAGAGTCCGTATGGCTCACCGTTATGGAGCACGCTGCGAAGTTCGATGGTCTGCCCTGTGGCTTGGCCTGCCGTGACACCCTCCGCCTAGAGGCGGGCATGCCGCTGTACGGTAACGAGCTGTCCTTGAAGCTCACCCCAGTTGATGCTGGTCTTGGCGTGCTGGCTGCAACCAAGTCCAAGGAATCCTTCGTGGGTCGCGAAGCCATTGCGGCCGCTAAGGAAGAGGGCGTGAAACAAAAGCTCATCGGTCTGACTGGTGAGGGGCGACGTGCTGCACGTGGTGGCTACGAAGTATTTGCCGGTGAAGGTGAGACCGCGATCGGTCGCGTCACCTCCGGCGCGCTGTCGCCAACGCTGGGCCACCCTGTCGCGCTGGCTTACGTGTCCACCGAGGCCATCGAATCTGGCGATGCCGCTGTGGGCGCGACCGTGGAGGTCGATATCCGCGGCAAGCGTTTCAACTATACCGTCGTAGAGCTGCCGTTCTACAAGCGCGAAAAGTAA
- a CDS encoding winged helix-turn-helix transcriptional regulator: protein MPTQTASQRRKARESDYNVFMKDCPSRKLLDKIGSKWLTLVLITLSGQTLRYSEIRQEIAGISEKMLTQTLRNLERDGLALREVTASIPPRVDYQLTPLGESLVDPLLTLRSWAEHNMGAIENAQRRYDAAETNTP, encoded by the coding sequence ATGCCTACCCAAACAGCGTCGCAACGTCGAAAAGCACGAGAATCCGACTACAACGTGTTCATGAAGGACTGCCCAAGTCGAAAGCTTCTAGACAAGATCGGCAGTAAATGGCTGACACTGGTCCTCATTACCCTGAGTGGTCAAACCTTGCGTTATTCCGAGATTAGGCAAGAAATTGCAGGGATCAGTGAGAAAATGCTGACACAGACCCTGCGCAACCTCGAACGAGATGGACTGGCCCTGAGGGAGGTTACCGCTTCCATTCCTCCACGTGTGGATTACCAGCTCACCCCCCTTGGAGAATCCTTGGTAGATCCACTTTTGACCTTGCGTTCGTGGGCGGAGCACAACATGGGTGCGATAGAAAATGCCCAACGGCGTTACGACGCCGCGGAAACTAACACCCCATAG